A genomic window from Cucumis melo cultivar AY chromosome 8, USDA_Cmelo_AY_1.0, whole genome shotgun sequence includes:
- the LOC103490685 gene encoding probable proteasome inhibitor isoform X2 — translation MVNEQSVMAVIRATRASFRNDYDKVAFAVHATFLASGFVLTATGPSAFTEAAFSSPSTDEVSIEGWNDLEDEYAYIYANLEKDSNWKKVIVKCLVMNGKLLVDVLTDKNSEPLHLEIDVEEIVNPNGGSNYTTQYRNLDKLVKRLDFEILSKLDGSSKALTSNPGRAESSERSSGVVNEPSSGIPETHSPPSNMPLYGIPERPGPMIHPSGVVIPPINPLGGGDLFPGPGAGMYPARGGFSGDGSMLLGPNDPRWFGIGRGPGFQGGQPGVPPGARFDPYGPPDVPGFEPNRFVRNPRRPGGGTHPDLEHFGGGSDFI, via the exons ATGGTGAACGAGCAATCGGTTATGGCCGTCATCAGGGCAACTAGGGCTAGCTTTCGCAACGATTACGACAAGGTCGCTTTTGCCGTTCACGCCACATTTCTCGCTTCCGGCTTTGTGCTGACTGCCACCGGACCTTCTGCTTTTACTGAGGCCgccttttcttctccttctacCG ATGAAGTTAGTATCGAGGGCTGGAACGACTTAGAGGACGAATATGCATACATTTACGCCAACCTTGAAAAGGATTCTAATTGGAAGAAAGTGATTGTCAAGTGCTTGGTCATGAATGGGAAATTGCTTGTTGATGTCTTGACTGATAAGAATTCGGAGCCACTGCATCTTGAAATTGA CGTTGAAGAAATCGTCAATCCGAATGGGGGAAGTAACTATACAACGCAGTACAGAAATTTGGATAAACTGGTGAAACGCTTGGACTTTGAAATATTGTCTAAATTAGATGGTTCTTCAAAAGCTTTGACAAGTAATCCTGGAAG GGCTGAGAGTAGTGAAAGATCATCTGGAGTTGTAAATGAGCCTTCTTCTGGAATCCCTGAGACTCATAGCCCTCCTTCAAATATGCCTCTTTATGGAATTCCTGAGCGTCCTGGTCCAATGATTCATCCTTCCGg AGTTGTAATTCCTCCTATTAATCCCCTTGGTGGTGGTGATCTTTTCCCTGGACCTGGTGCTGGAATGTACCCTGCTAG AGGTGGCTTTAGCGGCGATGGAAGCATGCTTTTAG GACCTAATGATCCGAGATGGTTTGGAATTGGTAGAGGACCTGGTTTTCAAGGCGGGCAGCC GGGTGTGCCTCCAGGTGCTCGTTTTGATCCATATGGTCCACCTGATGTTCCTGGATTTGAGCCAAATCGGTTTGTTAG AAATCCCAGAAGACCAGGAGGAGGGACTCATCCCGACCTGGAGCATTTTGGAGGTGGTTCCGATTTCATATAG
- the LOC103490685 gene encoding probable proteasome inhibitor isoform X1 → MVNEQSVMAVIRATRASFRNDYDKVAFAVHATFLASGFVLTATGPSAFTEAAFSSPSTDEVSIEGWNDLEDEYAYIYANLEKDSNWKKVIVKCLVMNGKLLVDVLTDKNSEPLHLEIDVEEIVNPNGGSNYTTQYRNLDKLVKRLDFEILSKLDGSSKALTSNPGRAESSERSSGVVNEPSSGIPETHSPPSNMPLYGIPERPGPMIHPSGSLSLSPHKVVIPPINPLGGGDLFPGPGAGMYPARGGFSGDGSMLLGPNDPRWFGIGRGPGFQGGQPGVPPGARFDPYGPPDVPGFEPNRFVRNPRRPGGGTHPDLEHFGGGSDFI, encoded by the exons ATGGTGAACGAGCAATCGGTTATGGCCGTCATCAGGGCAACTAGGGCTAGCTTTCGCAACGATTACGACAAGGTCGCTTTTGCCGTTCACGCCACATTTCTCGCTTCCGGCTTTGTGCTGACTGCCACCGGACCTTCTGCTTTTACTGAGGCCgccttttcttctccttctacCG ATGAAGTTAGTATCGAGGGCTGGAACGACTTAGAGGACGAATATGCATACATTTACGCCAACCTTGAAAAGGATTCTAATTGGAAGAAAGTGATTGTCAAGTGCTTGGTCATGAATGGGAAATTGCTTGTTGATGTCTTGACTGATAAGAATTCGGAGCCACTGCATCTTGAAATTGA CGTTGAAGAAATCGTCAATCCGAATGGGGGAAGTAACTATACAACGCAGTACAGAAATTTGGATAAACTGGTGAAACGCTTGGACTTTGAAATATTGTCTAAATTAGATGGTTCTTCAAAAGCTTTGACAAGTAATCCTGGAAG GGCTGAGAGTAGTGAAAGATCATCTGGAGTTGTAAATGAGCCTTCTTCTGGAATCCCTGAGACTCATAGCCCTCCTTCAAATATGCCTCTTTATGGAATTCCTGAGCGTCCTGGTCCAATGATTCATCCTTCCGggtctctatctctctctccaCACAA AGTTGTAATTCCTCCTATTAATCCCCTTGGTGGTGGTGATCTTTTCCCTGGACCTGGTGCTGGAATGTACCCTGCTAG AGGTGGCTTTAGCGGCGATGGAAGCATGCTTTTAG GACCTAATGATCCGAGATGGTTTGGAATTGGTAGAGGACCTGGTTTTCAAGGCGGGCAGCC GGGTGTGCCTCCAGGTGCTCGTTTTGATCCATATGGTCCACCTGATGTTCCTGGATTTGAGCCAAATCGGTTTGTTAG AAATCCCAGAAGACCAGGAGGAGGGACTCATCCCGACCTGGAGCATTTTGGAGGTGGTTCCGATTTCATATAG